CAACAAAGTCAACCGTGAAGATATTTGGAAAGAAGCAGCAAAAGAAGCAGGAATTGCGGCGGCGGATATTCCGACAAACACATCTCGCGGTGTAGAAGAATTTTTTGATGGTGCTAAGTTTGACCCTGAGAACCCAGAAGCATATTTGAAGAGCCTGAAAATCAAGAAAGTTAGTGTTTAGTCATTAGTTAACAGTTAACAGTCATCAGTCATCAGTCATCAATCAAGAGAATCGCTACACTCTTGTAAAAGTTTCCACACGTTATTCGTCATCTGAGGAGCATAAATTACCATGACCGTAGCTCAAAAAAGACCAGTAAATACCAGATTTGATAACAACTTGTTAGCAAGTCTCCAAAAACAATTTCCTGACCTTATACCGCCAGCGATAGCCATTGTTATTTTTCTAGTAGTTTGGCAATTATTTTGCTTGACTCCGGGCGCTACACTACCAGGGCCAGTACAAGTAATTCAAGACACCTGGACTTTAATTCTCTACCCCTTCTATGACAAAGGTGGCACAGATAAAGGTCTATTTTGGCAGATTTTAGCTAGTCTCCAACGGGTAGCCATTAGCTACAGTTTCGCAGCAGTTGTGGGAATTGGATTGGGCATTTTAATCGGCGTTAATAGAACCATGTCCAAAGCATTAGACCCCATCTTCCAACTACTACGAACTGTACCACCATTGGCATGGGTTCCTATTTCTTTGGCAGCTTTAAGACAAAACGAACCAGCAGCCTTATTCGTAATTTTCATCACTGCAATCTGGCCTATCTTAATTAACACTGCGGTTGGTGTAACCCAAATTCCCCAAGACTACAACAACGTTGCCAAAGTTCTACAACTCAGCCGCAAAGAATACTTCACAAACATTCTTATTCCTGCCGCTTTACCCTACATTTTCACCGGCTTGAGAATTGCGATCGGTTTGGCTTGGTTAGCGATTATTGCGGCAGAAATCGTTATGTCTGGTATCGTCGGTATCGGCTTCTTTATCTGGGATGCTTATCAAAATAACAACGTCAGTGAAGTAATTTTAGCTCTTGTATATATCGGCGTTGTGGGTTTAATCCTCGACAAATTGATGGCTTGGTTGCAAAACCTGATTTTACCAGCAGAACAAAAGTAGTTATTGAGTCAATAGTCAATAGTCAATAGTCATTAGTCATTAGTTAATTGACTAAGGGCTATTGACCACCTAACAGAAGTCATGGGGAACAAAGAACATGAGTGTATTCGTTGCAGTTGACCAAATTGATAAGGTATTTGAATTAAGTGGCGGTGGTAAATATATTGCCCTCAAAGGAATTGACTTGCAAATCAGAAAAGGTGAGTTTGTTTCTTTGATTGGTCACTCCGGTTGCGGTAAATCCACTCTCCTAAACATGATTGCAGGTTTGGATTTACCATCTGACGGTGTGGTGACACTGGAAGGGCAGAGAGTCACTAAACCAGGGCCAGACCGGATGGTGGTGTTTCAAAACTATTCCTTGTTGCCTTGGCGGACTGTAAGAGAAAATATCGCCCTGGCTGTAAACTCAGTGATGAAGGGAATGCCAGAAGGTGAACGTAAGGCAATTGTTGAAAAACATATAGACATGGTGGGTTTGCGTCCCCATGCTGATAAACAACCAGCGATGTTATCTGGGGGGCAAAAACAACGGGTAGCGATCGCCCGCGCCTTAGCGATTCGTCCTAAACTACTACTATTAGATGAACCGTTTGGAGCGTTAGATGCTCTCACCAGAGGTAATCTGCAAGAACAGTTAATGCAAATCTGCGAAGAAAATGAAGTTACTGCGGTAATGGTAACTCACGACGTAGATGAAGCTGTGCTGTTGTCTGACAGAATTGTCATGCTCACCAATGGCCCTGAATCGAAAATTGGCGATATCTTAGAAGTTGATATCCCCAGACCACGCAAACGCATGGAAGTAGTAGAACACCCTAGCTACTACAGTTTGCGCAGTGAGATGATTTACTTCCTCAACCAACAAAAGCGCGTGAAGAAAATTCGCGCCCGTAAAACCGCAGATGTCGCTCGTCATGGGTTAGAAAAAGTTAACTTAGAAATTGGCTTCTTACCCTTGTCCGCTTGCGCCCCCTTAGCTGTTGCAAAAGAAAAAGGTTTCTTCATCAAGCATGGTTTAGATGAAGTCAACCTCGTGCGGGAAAGTAGCTGGCGGGGTATCGTTGATGGTATGAGTGGAGGTTATCTCGATGCAGCCCAAATGCCTTCCGGGATGCCCATGTGGTTAACATTGGGAGGACACAAAAACCAACCCCTTCCTGTTGTCACCGCCCTCACCATGACTCGCAACGGTAACGCCATCACCTTAGCAAAACGCTTCTATGATGAAGGTGTGCGTACCTTATCAGACTTCAAGAACTACCTACTGCGTACCCGTGACCAACGCCACACAATGGGAGTAGTCCATCCCGCATCAATGCACAACCTACTGCTACGTTACTGGTTAGCGGCTGGTGGTATTGACCCCGATATGGATGTGGATATGAAGACCATTCCGCCAGCGCAGATGGTAGCCGACCTGCAAAACAAAAGTATTGATGGCTATTGTGTAGGCGAACCTTGGAACTACC
Above is a genomic segment from Nostoc sp. MS1 containing:
- a CDS encoding nitrate ABC transporter ATP-binding protein (This model describes the ATP binding subunits of ATP-binding cassette (ABC) transporters for nitrate transport, or for bicarbonate transport, in bacteria and archaea.), which encodes MSVFVAVDQIDKVFELSGGGKYIALKGIDLQIRKGEFVSLIGHSGCGKSTLLNMIAGLDLPSDGVVTLEGQRVTKPGPDRMVVFQNYSLLPWRTVRENIALAVNSVMKGMPEGERKAIVEKHIDMVGLRPHADKQPAMLSGGQKQRVAIARALAIRPKLLLLDEPFGALDALTRGNLQEQLMQICEENEVTAVMVTHDVDEAVLLSDRIVMLTNGPESKIGDILEVDIPRPRKRMEVVEHPSYYSLRSEMIYFLNQQKRVKKIRARKTADVARHGLEKVNLEIGFLPLSACAPLAVAKEKGFFIKHGLDEVNLVRESSWRGIVDGMSGGYLDAAQMPSGMPMWLTLGGHKNQPLPVVTALTMTRNGNAITLAKRFYDEGVRTLSDFKNYLLRTRDQRHTMGVVHPASMHNLLLRYWLAAGGIDPDMDVDMKTIPPAQMVADLQNKSIDGYCVGEPWNYRAAMEGVGFTIATDLEVWLGHPGKVLGVREDWAEKYPNSHIALTKALLEACEYCSRSENAEEVRRIVAGRDYVSTDLDYIQLENPDNLTCDLEHPLRDYAHHQFFADSAINRPSRTEQIWIMSQLARWGDTPFPRNWVEVVERVCRVRVFSTAARELGLDINYTRQPIELFDGTPFNADDPIAYLNSLQIKRDFSIAEVILDSPTRRVA
- the ntrB gene encoding nitrate ABC transporter permease; protein product: MTVAQKRPVNTRFDNNLLASLQKQFPDLIPPAIAIVIFLVVWQLFCLTPGATLPGPVQVIQDTWTLILYPFYDKGGTDKGLFWQILASLQRVAISYSFAAVVGIGLGILIGVNRTMSKALDPIFQLLRTVPPLAWVPISLAALRQNEPAALFVIFITAIWPILINTAVGVTQIPQDYNNVAKVLQLSRKEYFTNILIPAALPYIFTGLRIAIGLAWLAIIAAEIVMSGIVGIGFFIWDAYQNNNVSEVILALVYIGVVGLILDKLMAWLQNLILPAEQK